From the Montipora capricornis isolate CH-2021 chromosome 2, ASM3666992v2, whole genome shotgun sequence genome, one window contains:
- the LOC138020978 gene encoding monocarboxylate transporter 13-like isoform X2, translating to MMIVLATKKGDRVYEEAANETEKSKLGQKKLHQQDSCCSWIVCFSGVICLIIVLGCGYCFGIIFPVLLDVFHRGKSTTAWVGSLAFAAPGLFGPLSGRLTDQFGARAVVICGSLLATAGLLLTSYVPSVFLMFLTYGGIFGCGSSFVYIALFEIVPRYFLRHRAMATGLMAMSSGAGFVIISPICQALLTAFGWRGAFRGLALISLIVFLLGWSFDPRVGREETEDPFGKDEKLRNARKKGLLDFSMWRNSTFATVSVVTSFIYIGHISSTLHLIQYCEELGIAEDLAVWLYSSVGLASLFARVPGAKLCEVIGSQKVYLMSSTVSAVSTFLLPLATNWIAVLCFAISYGLADGLMAIGNVLSCLQTLTMEQKAQGFGFFQLLIGAGSLCGPPLGVS from the exons ATGATGATAGTCTTAGCAACGAAGAAGGGCGATCGCGTTTACGAAGAAGCTGCGAATGAGACAGAGAAATCAAAATTAGGACAGAAGAAATTGCACCAACAAGACAGCTGTTGCTCTTGGATAGTGTGTTTCTCTGGTGTTATTTGCCTTATTATCGTGTTGGGATGTGGCTATTGCTTTGGTATAATATTTCCGGTTCTTCTTGACGTTTTTCACCGAGGCAAATCCACAACTG catGGGTGGGCTCGCTGGCTTTTGCAGCCCCAGGTCTCTTTGGTCCTTTGTCTGGACGACTAACCGATCAGTTTGGTGCCCGCGCTGTAGTGATCTGCGGTTCTCTTTTGGCAACTGCTGGTCTTCTTCTTACATCTTATGTTCCCAGTGTTTTTCTCATGTTTTTGACGTATGGGGGCATCTTTGGCTGTGGGTcaagttttgtttacattgccCTCTTCGAGATTGTTCCCCGGTATTTCTTGAGACACCGCGCCATGGCCACCGGACTTATGGCAATGAGCTCTGGAGCTGGATTTGTGATAATAAGCCCCATATGCCAGGCCCTTTTAACAGCCTTTGGCTGGAGAGGAGCTTTTAGAGGACTGGCTCTTATATCATTAATAGTGTTCTTGCTTGGTTGGTCTTTTGACCCCCGGGTAGGGAGGGAGGAAACAGAAGATCCATTCGGAAAGGATGAAAAGTTACGGAACGCACGAAAAAAGGGGCTGCTTGATTTCTCTATGTGGAGAAATAGCACCTTTGCCACCGTTTCAGTCGTGACATCTTTCATTTATATTGGACATATATCATCCACGCTTCATCTT ATTCAATACTGCGAGGAGCTCGGTATCGCCGAAGACTTAGCGGTTTGGCTTTATTCTTCTGTCGGCCTGGCTTCTCTTTTTGCCAGAGTACCTGGTGCTAAACTGTGTGAGGTCATCGGGTCCCAAAAAGTTTACCTTATGTCTTCAACAGTCAGTGCGGTGTCGACGTTTCTGTTGCCCTTAGCAACTAACTGGATTGCAGTACTTTGTTTTGCAATAAGTTACGGTTTGGCCGATGGCTTGATGGCAATTGGCAATGTACTATCATGCCTTCAAACACTTACAATGGAACAAAAAGCTCAAGGCTTTGGATTTTTTCAGCTTTTGATTGGTGCGGGATCTCTGTGCGGTCCACCTCTAGGAG TTTCGTGA
- the LOC138020978 gene encoding monocarboxylate transporter 13-like isoform X1: MMIVLATKKGDRVYEEAANETEKSKLGQKKLHQQDSCCSWIVCFSGVICLIIVLGCGYCFGIIFPVLLDVFHRGKSTTAWVGSLAFAAPGLFGPLSGRLTDQFGARAVVICGSLLATAGLLLTSYVPSVFLMFLTYGGIFGCGSSFVYIALFEIVPRYFLRHRAMATGLMAMSSGAGFVIISPICQALLTAFGWRGAFRGLALISLIVFLLGWSFDPRVGREETEDPFGKDEKLRNARKKGLLDFSMWRNSTFATVSVVTSFIYIGHISSTLHLIQYCEELGIAEDLAVWLYSSVGLASLFARVPGAKLCEVIGSQKVYLMSSTVSAVSTFLLPLATNWIAVLCFAISYGLADGLMAIGNVLSCLQTLTMEQKAQGFGFFQLLIGAGSLCGPPLGGAIAYPSI, translated from the exons ATGATGATAGTCTTAGCAACGAAGAAGGGCGATCGCGTTTACGAAGAAGCTGCGAATGAGACAGAGAAATCAAAATTAGGACAGAAGAAATTGCACCAACAAGACAGCTGTTGCTCTTGGATAGTGTGTTTCTCTGGTGTTATTTGCCTTATTATCGTGTTGGGATGTGGCTATTGCTTTGGTATAATATTTCCGGTTCTTCTTGACGTTTTTCACCGAGGCAAATCCACAACTG catGGGTGGGCTCGCTGGCTTTTGCAGCCCCAGGTCTCTTTGGTCCTTTGTCTGGACGACTAACCGATCAGTTTGGTGCCCGCGCTGTAGTGATCTGCGGTTCTCTTTTGGCAACTGCTGGTCTTCTTCTTACATCTTATGTTCCCAGTGTTTTTCTCATGTTTTTGACGTATGGGGGCATCTTTGGCTGTGGGTcaagttttgtttacattgccCTCTTCGAGATTGTTCCCCGGTATTTCTTGAGACACCGCGCCATGGCCACCGGACTTATGGCAATGAGCTCTGGAGCTGGATTTGTGATAATAAGCCCCATATGCCAGGCCCTTTTAACAGCCTTTGGCTGGAGAGGAGCTTTTAGAGGACTGGCTCTTATATCATTAATAGTGTTCTTGCTTGGTTGGTCTTTTGACCCCCGGGTAGGGAGGGAGGAAACAGAAGATCCATTCGGAAAGGATGAAAAGTTACGGAACGCACGAAAAAAGGGGCTGCTTGATTTCTCTATGTGGAGAAATAGCACCTTTGCCACCGTTTCAGTCGTGACATCTTTCATTTATATTGGACATATATCATCCACGCTTCATCTT ATTCAATACTGCGAGGAGCTCGGTATCGCCGAAGACTTAGCGGTTTGGCTTTATTCTTCTGTCGGCCTGGCTTCTCTTTTTGCCAGAGTACCTGGTGCTAAACTGTGTGAGGTCATCGGGTCCCAAAAAGTTTACCTTATGTCTTCAACAGTCAGTGCGGTGTCGACGTTTCTGTTGCCCTTAGCAACTAACTGGATTGCAGTACTTTGTTTTGCAATAAGTTACGGTTTGGCCGATGGCTTGATGGCAATTGGCAATGTACTATCATGCCTTCAAACACTTACAATGGAACAAAAAGCTCAAGGCTTTGGATTTTTTCAGCTTTTGATTGGTGCGGGATCTCTGTGCGGTCCACCTCTAGGAG GTGCCATTGCTTATCCGTCCATTTAA